Part of the Zea mays cultivar B73 chromosome 4, Zm-B73-REFERENCE-NAM-5.0, whole genome shotgun sequence genome is shown below.
gaagggtacttggtaacatccattgtgtgggatcagtggggtgttacaagcataaagctaaccatgataacccaaaaggtaaacaaggataaggtaaatacagactagtcaatccttaggtttccataaagtaatgcgggacggtgaattataaagtaagtaggacataatgggtcagaggacacttgccttcaccaggttgttgctcaggaagatcttcggcaacacactcaggaaccacgggctgctcgtcgtctaaataaagcgatcatacattcaatacatttggaaaatgacaaatgaacagcacaccaatcTTGTACAAACAATGGAACATATCTCAAAAAGGAAAAATATAGGGCCTATTTGGTTTACtacctaacttgccacacttttcctaacttttctgcctaagtttagttcttcaattcggacgactaaccttaggcaaagtgtggcacagttagccgcgaaccaaacaggcccattaACTCAAAAAGGAGTTTAGGTTATAGGGTGAATGAACCACATTTAGTAGTTTGTTATTCACTAAGTGTTGTATATCTCCATGATTACATAGTCTGATTCTACTCATTTCAGTGAGACATAAAAGTTAAACCAGGGATGAATCCATAtactacatattattaatctcacaaggtaAAATATCtatttaccactagggtttcctttttattaaacaaataaattatcacataaactaacctatagtctaggcataaaattagaatGCATAGATAGTGAATGATCCTAATTTATTTGAactgagaataattctatgaacattttgcaatttgaatcactcaatttggagttcatatgcaaaagatatgaaatagacaagttttgaagtttaaaatatcaAATTAGGTCCAATTCTGTGATTAATAAAAAGGTCAGGGGTCTGCTTATAAGAATACAGGGGCCTGCGGGAAAACCTAAAGAATGACGGGTTGATTACTAAAAAGCTAGGGGGTTTCTTTAACAAAATAAcacacgaaggggtatcgggccatCTCAGTCGTCAGATCTCAAATCTACGGCCGAGATCAGATCCCGTAGATGAGCGGGCGGGCGCACGGCAagcgctgacaggtgggctcggGGTGGCAGCGACCTGAGATAGAACTGACAGACCAGGCCTAGCGGTaggggcgcgggtgagggggagaTCTGAGCGGCCAGATCTACAACGAGCGGCAGAGATTAGATCGGTCCTAATTAAACCTAGACTGCCAGATCTCAAAGGGACGTCTAGGATCCAACGACCAGCAAGGTCAAGGCGACCGATCTTAAGTGCGGCAGCGCTGCTCGTCCCCACGGTGAGGTCTCGCCAGAGACGAGGGCACGACCACGGAAAAGCTCTAGGGGATTGAGGAAGGAATCGGGCGCACTCAGGGCGACACGACGGACTCAAGCGTGGGCACAATGTCGGCGAGGGGCACCAGAGGGCACAGAACGCGGTGGAGTGGCCCAACGGCGGCGCGTATTCGCTCCGACGAGTAATCGCGCAAAAGACCAGGGCAACAAATGGATAAATAGGGGCACGGGGACGTTGCTCGCCTCAATAGGAAACTCTGGAGCACCGGGGCAACGGTGGGGACGCAAAGACGCCTCGGGTCGACGACGGCGGGCTTTGGCTGCACGGCAAGAACGCCGGTGAGCGTGGAATGGGCAAATTAGAGAGGTTGGGGGCAAACAAGGAGGTGTCCTACGTTGCTGGTGAAGGGGCGGAGCTCACTGAGGCAACGGACGCGATAGACGCACGATGACGGCCATGAAACGACGGTGAACCTTCGGCGGAGTTCCACGAGCGCgtgcgcagagcgagagagagagcgagggagttcAGCCAAGGGCGCAACTAGGCGAGGGGAGTGAGTGAGTGGGTGTGGGCTGCAGAAAAGGGCTCGGGCGCGGGGGTCATAGACAGAAAACGcacggtcgtgggcgcgtccacggcggagAGCGCGGGCGAGAGGTTAGAGAAGAGGGGAGTGGCTGACAGGCAGGGTCCACGGACCAGCAAGGGTGAGCAGCAAACGGGCGATCAGCGCTGACAGGAAGGCCCCACCGAGCAGCGAGCGAGAGCGGCCACAAGCGCGGACGGGTCGACGCCGACAGGTCGGGCCTACCGGGCagcgggagggagagggagagaaagcgCGTGTGCGCAGACGCAGGCGGTGGCTGGCAGGTGGGGTCCACCTGTCAGGTgatgcgggcgcgcgcgcggccaGGCTTGGCCGAACTGGGCCTAATGGGGTGCtttcgattttctctttttccagggaatttctattgccttttatttttattttctctagggtttttagttcaaattcaaaccaagtttcaaatttaaaccaaatcaaacatgtgcatcaattcaaagaatattttgggatcagcatgatgcaacaattcatgactcacataagtttgacaaaataaataataaacccctcactaaattaacctaattctactcaaaagaaagggagagagagaaagtagagagagaaagggtgacactttaatttggtaggcatttagagaataaattttataccccaaattcagggtgttacaccaacATAATGAAAATGTCACATCATCAATATAAGCTCAACACACAGAACACGTTGTTGTCCTGCTCCTCTTACAAGCATTGCTACTTCATCGCAGCACGGCGATGGCGATACGATGTCGTCCATGGCGATCAAGTCTCTGGACTACACGGATGGAAACATGACGTGGTTGGCAAAAAATATTCGAGGAGAAAGAAAGTTTTCTCTAGATTAATTACTGCATGCAATGCATTGCAATCACAGATTAAAAACTTAATGGAAGATTAAAAAACATGATTTTGGAGATGCGGGGTATCGATCCCCGTGCCTCTCGCATGCTAAGCGAGCATTCTACCATCTGAACTACATCCCCTAAGCTACTATTATGCTATAGCCAGCATAATGAAAACGTCACATCATAAATATAAGCTCAATAGTCAGAACGAGTTGTTATCCTGCTCCTCCTACAAGCATTGCTACTTCATCGCAACACGATGATGGTGATACGATGTCGTCCAAGGCGATCAAGTCTCTGGACTGCACGGATGGAAACATGACGTGGTTGGCGAAAAAGATTCAAGGAGAAAGAAAGTTTTCTCTAGATTAATTACTGCATGCAATGCAATGACGGATTAAAAACTTAATGGAAGATTAAAAAACATGATTTTGGAGATGCTGGGTATCAATCCCCGTGCCTCTCGCATGCTAAGAGAGCGTTCTACCATCTGAACGACATCCCCTGAGGTACTATTATGCTATAGCCAGCATAATGAAAACGTCACATCATCAATATAAGCTCAACAGTCAGAATGAGTCGTTGTCCTGCTCCTCTTACAAGCACTGCTACTTCATCGCAGCACGACGATTGCGATACGATGTCGGCCGTGGCGATCAAGTCTCTGGACTGCACGGATGGAAACATGACGTGGTTCGCGAAAAAGATTCGAGGAGAAAGAAAGATTTCTCTAGATTAATCAATGCATGCAATGCAACGCAATGACAGATTAAAAACTTAATGGAAGATTAAAAAAACATGATTTTGGAGATGCGGGGTATCGATCCCCGTGCCTCTCACATGCTAAGCGAGCGTTCTACCATCTGAACTACATCCCCTGAGCTACTATTATGCTATAGCCAGCATAATGAAAACAACACATCAACAATATAAGCTCAATAGTCAGAACTGGTCGTTGTCCTACTCCTCCTACAAGCACTACTACTTCATCGTAGCACGACGATGGCGATACGATGTCGTCCATGGTGATCAAGTCTCTAGACTGAACGGATGGAAACATGACGTGGTTGGCAAAAAAGATTCGAGGTGAAAGAAAGTTTTCTCTAGATTAATTGctgcatgcaatgcaatgcaataaCAGATTAAAACCTTAATAGAAGATTAAAAAAACATGATTTTGGAGATGCGGGGTATCGATCCCCGTGCCTCTCGCATGCTAAGCGAGCGTTCTACCATCTGAACTACATCCCCTGAGCTACTATTATGCTATAGCCAGCATAATGAAAACGTCACATCATCAATATAAGCTCAACAGTCAGAACGGGTCGTTGTCCTGCTCCTCCTACAAGCACTGCTACTTCATCGCAGCACGGCGATGGCGATACAATGTCGTCCGTGGCGATCAAGTCTCTAGACTGCACAGATGGAAACATGACGTGGTTCGCAAAAAGGATTCGAGGAGAAAGAAAGATTTCTCTAGATTAATCActgcatgcaatgcaatgcaatgcaatgacGAATTAAAAACTTAATGAAAGATTAAAAAAATGATTTTGGAGATGCGAGGTATCGATCCCCGTGCCTCTCGCATGCTAAGCGAGCGTTCTACCATCTGAACTACATCCCCCTGAGCTACTATTATGCAATAGCCAGCATAATGAAAACGTCACATCATCAATATAAGCTCAACAGTCAGACCGGGCCATTCTCCTACTCCTCGTACAAGCACTGCTACTTCATCGCAGCACGACGATGGCGATACGATGTCGTCCATGGCGATCAAGTCTCTGGACTGCACGGATGGAAACATGACGTGGTTGGCAAAAAAGATTCGAGGAGAAAGAAAGATTTCTCTAGATTAATCActgcatgcaatgcaatgcaatgatGGATTAAAAACTTAATGAAAGATTAAAAAACATGATTTTGGAGATGCGGGTTAACGATCCCTGTGCCTCTCGCATGCTAAGCGAGCGTTCTACCATCTGAACTACATCCCTTGAGCTACTATTATGCTATAGCCTGCATAATGAAAACTTCACATCATAAATATAAGCTCAATAGTCAGAACGGGTCGTTATCCTGCTCCTCCTACAAGCATTGCTACTTCATCGCAACACGATGATGGTGATACGATGTCGTCCATGGCGATCAAGTCTCTGGACTGCACGGATGGAAACATGACGTGGTTGGCGAAAAAGATTCGAGGAGAAAGAAAGTTTTCTCTAGATTAATTATTGCATGCAATGCAATGACGGATTAAAAACTTAATGGAAGATTAAAAAACATGATTTTGGAGATGCGGGGTATCAATCCCCGTGCCTCTCGCATGCTAAGAGAGTGTTCTACCATCTGGACGACATCCCCTGAGGTACTATTATGCTATAGCCAGCATAATGAAAACGTCACATCATCAATATAAGCTCAACAGTCAGAACGAGTCGTTGTCCTGCTCCTCTTACAAGCACTGCTACTTCATCGCAGCACGACGATTGCGATACGATGTCGGCCGTGGCGATCAAGTCTCTGGAATGCACGGATGGAAACATGACGTGGTTCGCGAAAAAGATTCGAGGAGAAAGAAAGATTTCTCTAGATTAATCAATGCATGCAATGCAACGCAATGACGGATTAAAAACTTAATGGAAGATTAAAAAACATGATTTTGGAGATGCGGGGTATCGATCCCCGTGCCTCTCGCATGCTAAGCGAGCGTTCTACCATCTGAACTACATCCCCTGAGCTACTATTATGCTATAGCCAGCATAATGAAAACAACACATCATCAATATAAGCTCAATAGTCAGAACTGGTCGTTGTCCTGCTCCTCCTACAAGCACTGCTACTTCATCGTAGCACGACGATGGCGATACGATGTCGTCCATGGTGATCAAGTCTCTGGACTGCACGGATGGAAACATGACGTGGTTGGCAAAAAAGATTCGAGGTGAAAGAAAGTTTTCTCTAGATTAATTGctgcatgcaatgcaatgcaataaCGGATTAAAACCTTAATAGAAGATTAAAAAAACATGATTTTGGAGATGCGGGGTATCGATCCCCGTGCCTCTCGCATGCTAAGCGAGCGTTCTACCATTTGAACTACATCCCCTGAGGTACTATTATGCCATAGCCAACATAATGAAAACGTCACATCATAAATATAAGCTCAATAGTTAGAACGGGTCGTTGTCCTGCTCCTCCTACAAGCACTGCTACTTCATCGCAGCACGGTGATGGCGATACAATGTCGTCCGTGGCGATCAAATTTCTAGACTGCATGGATGGAAACATGACGTCGTTCGCAAAAAGGATTCGAGGAGAAAGAAAGATTTCTCTAGATTAATCACTGCATGCAATGCAATGACGAATTAAAAACTTAATGAAAGATTAAAAAAATGATTTTGGAGATGCGGGGTATCGATCCCCGTGCCTCTCGCATGCTAAGCGAGCGTTCTACCATCTGAACTACATCCCCCTGAGCTACTATTATGCAATAGCCAGCATAATGAAAACGTCACATCATCAATATAAGCTCAACAGTCAGAACGGTCCATTCTCCTACTCCTCCTACAAGCACTGCTACTTCATCGTAGCACGACGATGGCGATACGATGTCATCCATGGCGATCAAGTCTCTGGACTGCACGGATGGAAACATGACGTGGTTGGCAAAAAAGATTCGAGGAGAAAGAAAGATTTCTCTAGATTAATCActgcatgcaatgcaatgcaatgatGGATTAAAAACTTAATGAAAGATTAAAAAACATGATTTTGGAGATGCGGGTTAACGATCCCTGTGCCTCTCGCATGCTAAGCGAGCGTTCTACCATCGGAACTACGTCCCTTGAGCTACTATTATGTTAGAGCTAGCATAATGAAAACATCACATCATCAATATAAGCTCAACAGTCAGAATGGGTCGTTGTCCTGCTCCTCTTACAAGCACTGCTACTTCATCGCAGCACGGCGATAGCGATACGATGTCGTCCGTGGCGATCAAGTCTCTGGACTGCACGGATGGAAACATGACGTGGTTGGCGAAAAAGATTCGAGGAGAAAGAAAAATTTCTCTAGATTAATCAGtgcatgcaatgcaatgcaatgacGGATTAAAAACTTAATGGAAGATTAAAAAACATGATTTTAGAGATGCGGGGTATCGATCCCCGTGCCTCTCGCATGCTAAGCGAGCGTTCTACCATCTGAACTACATCCCCTGAGCTACTATTATGCTATAGCTAGCATAATGAAAACGTCACATCATCAATATAAGCTCAACAGTTAAACGGGCCATTGTCCTGCTCCTCCTACAAGCACTGCTACTTCATCGCAGCACGGCGATGGCGATACGATGTCGTCCATGGCGATCAACTCTCTGGACTGCACGGATGGAAACATGACATGGTTGACAAAAAATATTCGAGGAGAAAGAAAGTTTTCTCTAGATTAATTActgcatgcaatgcaatgcaCTAATGGATAAAACCTTAATGGAAGATTAAAAAACGTGATTTTGGAGATGCGGGGTATCGATCCACGTGCCTCTCACATGCTAACCGAGCGTTCTACCATCTGAACTACATCCCCTGAGCTACTATTATGCTATAGCCAGCATAATGAAAACGTCACATCATCAATATAAGCTCAACAGTCAGAACGGGTCGTTGTCCTGCTCCTCCTACAAGCACTGCTACTTCATCGCAGCATGACGATGGCGATACGATGTCGTCCATGGTGATAATGTCTCTGGACTGCACGGATGGAAACATGACGTGGTTGGCAAAAAAGATTCGAGGAGAAAGAAAGTTTTCTCTAGATTAATTACttcatgcaatgcaatgcaataaCGGATTAAAACCTTAATGGAAGATTAAAAAAACATGATTTTGGAGATGCGGGGTATCGATCCCCGTGCCTCTCGCATGCTAAGCGAGTGTTCTACCATCTGAACTACATCCCCTGAGCTACTATTATGCTATAGCCAGCATAATGAAAATGTCACATCATCAATATAAGCTCAACAGTTAGAATGGGACGTTGTCCTGCTCCTCCTACAAGCATTGCTACTTCATCGTAGCACGACGATGGTGATACGATGTCGTCCATGGCGATCAATTCTCCATGGCACATTATTGCCCACGGACTGTCTGATGGTAAAACACCTGAATAACGTCACCCAGTCTGTCGGTAAAGAGTTTTGACGACAGATAATGTGTGTCGGCGAAAGTCCTGTCGGCAATAAGCTTTACCGGCATACATAGATGTCCCGACATACTATCTGTCGGCAATGTTTTTGTTTTTGCCGACAAACATATCTTTGCCGTCGGACTTACTTTTGCCGACATATTCTTGTGTCGACGGCCTGTGTGTCGCTAAAAGTATATATACCGACAGATTGTCTGATGTTATTCCCTATGTGCAGTTTAAAAAAATAATCCATGCATACAAATATATgctaatgaaacaaataataaacCGATTATGATGCACATTGCAGGACAACTTGAATAATATGTAGCTCAGAATATATGAAATTTGATTAGTAAAAGAAAGAGATCAATCTTTGACTTTGAATCCCAACATATATTTGTTTAGAACACGATTCATGTGATGAACATATAAAAATAATAGCATACACGAGTTTCCTAAATTTTTGAAGTGATCTTTCAGTTCTATTACATGCAAAAGTATAAATATATATCTAGCAAACTAAAATCTCTCCATCGGCTAGGTGTTACGCCAACAGCTAGCATGCATGCGAGTAATCATTTTTTTCGACACTTCAAGCAATCTGATCCTTGCTTCCAGCTCCTCTTCCTACAACATATTTTGATAATATGTCAAACTGAAAGTGCAATAAAGGTCTATAAATACATATATTTATGTAATGAATGCACATGATTACAAAGAAGGGAAAATATCCAATGCACATGATGGAGAGGTGCACATATCATAGTGTTTTTTTAGATATCAACCGAGTTCCTGAAGCTATTACAGATTTCATATTTCAGAAAATGTAACCAGAAAATAGCTATTATAGATTTCAAAAAATGTAACCGAGTTCCTGAACCTATTACAGATTCCTAGTATCAACATGGAAGTGACTGTGTGAGTGAATGATATGTGTACCGATTTCAGATTTCTGGTATCAACCGAGTTCCTGAAGCTATTACACATTTCAGATTTTAGAAAATGTAACCAGAAAATAGCTATTGCAGATTTCAGATTTCAGAAAATGTAACCGAGTTCTTGAAGCTATTTCAGAAAATGTAACCAGAAAATGTATCAACCGAGTGGCTTGTTTTCAGGAAATGAAAAGAGAGAACTAAACTGGACACAACCAGGAAATGAAAACCGAGTGGCTTGTTTTCAGATTTCTTATGACAGTCAATGGTTTGGTCACTGAACATGATGTACTGAACTAAACAGAACTGAGCTAAAGTGATGTACTGAAGAACTGGAGCAGGAGAAGGATTGCGAAAAACAGAAACATGACTTTGGGAGAAAAATAGCTGAGCGCAATGCCACCTAGGAGGTTTCCGAAAGCACCAGCAGAAGAGCCAAACATCCAAGCAAACAATTGAAGCTGACCTGATCTTGAGGAAGAGGCCACTTTCTTCCCAGACTCGGCTACAATGGCATCATTGGCAAACTCACAATATATGGAAGCACATGTTTCATAATTCATAGAATACAAAGAATTATCTATTTGCAGACACAATTACATATTAGAGACAAGAATTGTCTACAAAATCAGAGAATGATTCAGATGCACAGTTATGCAATAGTACCATTCACTATGTTTTAAATCCATCTCTACACTTATACACAACTATATATGAAAAAATATTTATCTGCTGCTGTAGAACCTTGGGTCAATGTTGATTTTTTGTTACGACTCATCTAAAAATACTGGACATTAGAAGCTTGTTCTATTAATTACATAAATAAAATACAAGGTTGTAGTATTACCTTGTTCGTTGGCCATGCAACGGGCATAAAAAGAGCATCCCCCATACTCTATACACCTAAGTATGGTCGTGGTAGAGTACTTTCCCTTTTTAGCACACGAGTCACAAAAACCTGTGTAAACTCCCTTCCAAGAGGAACATCTCCAACCTTAGTGGTTGGGTCGGTTGAGATAATATTTGCTATTGCAACAGGAACTTCTGATCTCATCATAGAATATAATATGACTTCTTTACCAACCTAATAAAATATGCGAAGTAAGATTACAAAGTTCAAATAATGAAACATAAATATGAAGTGATAGATGAGAAATTACATGATTATCATCTGCATTTGGAGGTGATCCATGATTTCTTTGAGGTACCATTGTTGCAATGTCTCACTTGTGACTTTGCTCTTCAATAGTATTAACATCTTCACGATTCCTTGGACGGGCCATAGTGCTTGCAACTCGCCTAGTAAGCTGCAAGTCATCTTCAACCATATTTGGTGAATGGTCATTACCATTGTAATCATGTGCCACCTCATCTGACCGATGCACCCTTGAGttctaaagaaaaataaaaagggaaaaagtGTTAGTGAGATAAAGGAAACAAGCCTAATTAACAGGATAGATGGCGAACTACTCGATATATGCTACACTGGCTAAACATATGCAATATTATATCACCTGTCGAGAATTAGACCCATGTTGTGATGGGCTTTCTATATGTTGCACCCCTTGAGCTGCTACCATCATTTGATAAATTTGATCTATTTTTTCTTTCATTTGATTCATATCCTGTCTTAAGGCTCTAACCTCTTGCTCAGACTGACTGCGAGCTTGCAATGCCATTTGAAGCTTTGTTGATATTTTCATTTGAGTTCCAGGGGTGCCTACATGTTGTGGAGTTGGTCCTAAGCCTAAACCACAAATACAACCTCTTGGTTCTTTCTCTCCAAAAACATGTGCATATAAATCACCATCTTCAATACTTCTGTCCTTCAATTCTGGGTTCTCAGCAACAACTTCTTCAAATTTATTCTTAAGAGGACCACACATATATTATATTTTGTTCACTTATATtttaattattacataaatcaaaaATATGTGTGTACTCACAATGAATATTTCTGCTCTAGGTAGAGGCACAATATCCCCTTCTTTGTTCTTACGCGTGTGTGTTCTAACATATATTTCATCTCTTCTCGCAGGGCGTCCTTGTTGCTCGGCCTACAAGAAAAAATGATTTGGTCCAGTAATTGACTAGATTTTTCAtaaattaaactaatgattataCAAACTAGTGATTATAATGTTTTTACTAGTTCATGCCCCACACGAGCATAACTCTTGCTGCAAGCTGCATGCGACATAGTCAGCTTTGAACGGTTATCTTTACCTCTGTTTGTACGAACCTACAACATAAATATGAATCTATCAAAACAATAATACAAATTCATTCATACAATAGTTTAATAAAGGTTTATATCTCAAAAAAGCAATTCAAAACAAATCAGCATGTACCTCGGCTTCTGGAGACATCCAATAAGTTATCAACCACTCCTAATCAGATTCTTTCACCCTTTCATCCCTTTTAGCAATAAGCTCTTCAAAACTCAATGTTTCATCAAAATATTTGTCCTTTAGGTCAGCCTTAAACTCTCTCCACTTTTTTGCTGCAGATGTTATAACATAATCTATACCAGATTCATCCACTTCATAGTATtcctttttcaacaaaaatgtaGTTGATTTCCAAATCTACTGACAATAGGCTAAGCCAAATTATCTCACTAAATCAGATTACCTTCACTTTTGTCCATAACTCAAACTTCTTTTTAGAATCAACTAGTCTCCAATCCTCACAAGAAACCAGGATATTTTTCCTCACCAAAGTTCCTATGAAATTACCAAACTCTTTGTTGTTCCTACCAACTGGTTGTCCATATTCATTAAGGGTAATGCAGATTTTAGGCCCACCACTACTTGAATATATGTTCTTCTTCAAGGTTGGGCCCCTTCCTTTCCTTATATTTTGATGCCCAATAGGTTGCTCTGCTTATTACAGGAGATAAAACAGATGAAAACCTTTCTAGATAACTATTCTCAAAATTGCTACAATAAATTTAAAGTTTGTTTGATTTTTACATTCATCATTGATGGGATTTTTAGTTTCTTCATTTTCAAAAGTACTATCCTCGTGGTTATCATCAACAATATCCCTTTCAGTCCTTGATCGCAAAGTAGGACCATTAGTTGAAGCTGCTAATGTCCTTGTCTACACTCAAAGAAATGAAAACATTACTAATCGTCAAGACATGAGGAGTACATGCCCGAGTAATAATGAGAGAATCAATAGATCTAGCATGCGAAATTGTATGTGCATGTTTAAACTAATTAAAGATCATCTAGATATTGGCGCTTTCTTTTTTGAAAATAGTTTTACAAAACAGAGATACCCAATATATTTGCCGATCGTTTTCACAAGCAACACAACACAAATTCAGACTTGGTCAAACTTAGAGTAGTTAGACTTATCACAAATTCAGACTTGGTTTCTCTGCCGATTGTAAGTGTTAATGATTTCTTTGCAGAATTGGTCAAACTTAGAGTAGTTGAACTTAGCACAAATTCAGATTCGTTATATTTCAATGACACGTATTTCTGAAGTTTCAGATTGGTTAATAACTGAATTTTAATTCAGTTCTGAAACCTGAATGGCagcaagttgcccagtttggagcTCTATGATAATTAATCTATGGAGATTTTGGTTAAGAGTtcttgtgatacccggtttgcaaagaggagaagtggatgtta
Proteins encoded:
- the LOC103654752 gene encoding uncharacterized protein, giving the protein MSPEAEVRTNRGKDNRSKLTMSHAACSKSYARVGHELAEQQGRPARRDEIYVRTHTRKNKEGDIVPLPRAEIFINKFEEVVAENPELKDRSIEDGDLYAHVFGEKEPRGCICGLGLGPTPQHVGTPGTQMKISTKLQMALQARSQSEQEVRALRQDMNQMKEKIDQIYQMMVAAQGVQHIESPSQHGSNSRQNSRVHRSDEVAHDYNGNDHSPNMVEDDLQLTRRVASTMARPRNREDVNTIEEQSHK